In Xiphias gladius isolate SHS-SW01 ecotype Sanya breed wild chromosome 6, ASM1685928v1, whole genome shotgun sequence, a single genomic region encodes these proteins:
- the nmur1a gene encoding neuromedin-U receptor 1, with translation MSTYNCSFDPIAEEGGWLCPPEEKCTNLTPCMNGSHINQGNACLTEEGYLEKCLGPRQSSVFLPVCLIYLIIFMVGMVGNVLTCTVIARNKVMWTPTNYYLFSLAVSDLLVLLFGMPLELYELWQNYPFLLGKGGCYFKTFLFETVCLASILNVTALSVERYIAVVHPLRAKYVVTRTHAKRVILTVWGLSVLCAVPNTSLHGIAILHSRSTGPAGNINVEIPDSAICTLVKPRWMYNLTIQVTTLLFFILPMLNISALYMLIGLQLKREKIHQTLEAKSGFGQDSFCNVRTQQQKARRRQVTKMLFVLVVVFGICWAPFHTDRLMWSFINEWTDDYMEIFKYVHVISGVFFYLSSAVNPILYNLMSTRFREMFKEVMCHRPHHITPRKHSLSVTRVTLRSTLSDVPLSN, from the exons ATGTCAACTTACAACTGCTCCTTTGATCCAATAGCTGAAGAAGGTGGTTGGCTTTGTCCTCCAGAGGAAAAGTGTACCAATCTGACCCCTTGCATGAATGGCAGCCACATCAATCAAGGTAATGCATGTTTGACAGAGGAAGGGTACCTGGAAAAATGTCTGGGTCCTCGTCAATCATCTGTATTCCTCCCTGTCTGCCTAATCTACCTGATCATCTTTATGGTAGGCATGGTGGGGAATGTGCTGACATGTACTGTCATTGCACGTAACAAAGTGATGTGGACGCCAACAAACTACTACCTGTTCAGCCTGGCAGTGTCAGatctgctggtgctgctgttcGGCATGCCACTAGAGCTGTATGAGCTGTGGCAGAACTACCCGTTTCTCCTGGGGAAGGGAGGTTGCTACTTTAAAACCTTCCTATTCGAGACGGTATGCTTGGCATCCATCCTCAACGTGACAGCGCTGAGTGTGGAGCGCTACATTGCTGTGGTGCACCCACTGCGAGCAAAATATGTTGTGACACGCACACATGCCAAACGGGTCATCCTCACAGTGTGGggtttgtcagtgttgtgtgctGTTCCCAACACAAGTCTGCATGGGATCGCCATCCTTCACAGTCGCTCCACCGGCCCCGCTGGGAACATAAATGTGGAGATCCCTGACTCAGCGATTTGTACACTGGTGAAACCACGCTGGATGTACAACCTGACCATCCAGGTGAccactttgctgtttttcattctACCCATGCTCAATATCAGCGCTCTGTACATGCTGATAGGGCTGCAGCTGAAGCGCGAGAAGATACATCAGACACTAGAGGCGAAGTCAGGCTTTGGGCAGGACAGCTTCTGTAACGTGCGTACACAACAGCAGAAGGCACGCCGCCGGCAGGTCACTAAAATGCTGT TTGTTTTAGTGGTGGTTTTTGGGATCTGCTGGGCCCCGTTTCACACTGACCGCCTCATGTGGAGTTTCATCAATGAATGGACTGATGACTACATGGAAATCTTCAAGTATGTGCACGTCATCTCCGGAGTTTTTTTCTACCTCAGCTCAGCAGTCAACCCAATCCTGTACAACCTCATGTCCACCCGCTTTAGAGAAATGTTCAAGGAAGTCATGTGCCATCGGCCACATCACATCACTCCCAGAAAACACTCGCTCAGTGTCACCCGGGTGACGCTTCGCAGCACCCTGAGTGATGTGCCGCTCAGCAATTGA